A genomic region of Pyrus communis chromosome 14, drPyrComm1.1, whole genome shotgun sequence contains the following coding sequences:
- the LOC137714489 gene encoding uncharacterized protein, which yields MLVHLRPTATQPHSLLQLVTGYELDVLHLQVFGCAIYVPIASPLRTKMSPQRKMGIYVGYDSPSIVCYLEPLTGNLFTTRFADCHFDETVFPSLRGDKHANVPVEHRELSWYAPTMSHLNPRTAQSETEEGQTVPEGGEAAPSTRQGTLAANQSSAPTLKRGRPLDLKDSQPLKRKMAPTGDPSLNLTIVHSSVLTHEFILDYGDASEETCQPPENHEILVHYAVLDEVWNKNDRIIDDAFGSRPQHTLLIKLKRSLYGLEQSEQMWYYRLSEYLTSQGYVNNELSPCMFIKKSHSGFVIVAVYVDDMNLIGTPANLKEIAAHLKSKFEMNDLGKTRYFLSLEIEHCSDEILVRQSNYTQKVLRCFNEDKVKPSSTPMVIRTLDAKQDPFRPKEDEEKIWEPEVPYLSVIRALLYLAQCSRPDISFIINLLARY from the exons atgttggtccacCTGAGGCCCACTGCtactcaaccacattcactgTTACAGTTAGTCACTGGATACGAGCTTGATGTCTTGCATTTACAAGTGTTTGGATGCgccatttatgtgccaatagcgTCGCCGCTACGTACCAAAATGAGTcctcagagaaaaatgggaatctatgtcggttatgattcacCATCAATTGTTTGCtacttagaacccttgacaggaAATCTCTTTACCACacgttttgcggattgtcactttgatgagacagtcttcccatcgttaaggggagataagcatgctaacgTTCCTGTAGAACACCGCGAATTAtcgtggtatgctcccactatgtctcatttaaaTCCCCGCACTGCCCAGTCTGAAACTGAG GAAGGCCAGACCGTCCCCGAAGGTGGGGAGGCTGCACCTTCCACGCGACAAGGTACATTGGCAGCTAACCAATCATCTGCTCCAaccctgaagcgtggcagaccccttgatttaaaggattcacaacccctGAAGAGGAAGATGGCACCAACTGgtgaccctagtttgaatctGACCATCGTTCACTCATCCGTTCTAACGCATGAGTTTATTTTAGATTACGGTGATGCTTCAGAAGAAACATGCCAGCCTCCCGAAAATCACGAGATTTTGGTCCACTACgcagtattggatgaggtttggaataagAATGATAGGATCATCGATGATGCATTCGG ttctagaccacagCACACTCTCTTAATTAAGTTGAAGAGGTCACTTTACGGATTGGAACAATCCGAGCAGATGTGGTATTAtcgtctgagtgaatatttgacaagtcagggttatgtgaacaacgaattaTCCCCATgcatgttcataaagaagtcacattccggatttgtaatcgttgcagtttatgtcgatgacatgaaccttattGGGACTCCTGCAAATCTTAAGGAAATTGCTGCACACTTGAAatcgaaatttgagatgaatgatcttgggaaaactcgatatttTCTCAgcctggagatcgagcattgttcggatgaaATCCTAGTAcgtcaatcgaactacacccaaaaggtgttaaGATGTTTTAATGAagataaagtgaagccttcgagtacaccCATGGTCATtcggactctagatgctaaacaaGATCCCTTTCGtccaaaggaggatgaggaaaagatttgggaacccgaagttccttacctAAGTGTAATtagggctttattgtacttggctcagtgcagtagacctgacatctccttcattattaatcttttggcaagatactga